A genome region from Bradyrhizobium commune includes the following:
- a CDS encoding ABC transporter permease — protein MFGDAVDRILAAVGKLVRVLVYLTLILPAVIVVATSFTSGDAMRFPPTGFSLRWYYAFWDSSLFIDSLTLSLKVAALATVLSLLFGFAAAFAIERYEFSGRELMRGLMLSPLLIPAVVLGLGLMQLQVWIGLSQTFLGLLIGHVVVTLPYVVRTLSAGMVLFDRNLEQAAMSLRATPATILRTVTIPLLVPAIISAGVFAFVTSFGNVSLSVFLGAGGNVTLPVQVLAYVEQTVDPLVAAVSSVVIVFTLVAILIADRISGPKSII, from the coding sequence ATGTTCGGTGACGCTGTCGACAGAATATTGGCTGCGGTGGGCAAGCTGGTTCGTGTGCTCGTATATCTTACGCTCATCCTTCCCGCCGTCATCGTCGTCGCGACGTCCTTCACGTCGGGGGACGCGATGCGTTTCCCGCCGACCGGCTTCTCGCTGCGCTGGTACTACGCGTTCTGGGATAGCTCGCTCTTCATCGATTCATTGACTCTGAGTCTGAAGGTGGCGGCGCTCGCGACAGTGCTGTCTCTTCTGTTTGGTTTCGCAGCAGCCTTCGCAATCGAGCGGTACGAGTTTTCTGGTCGAGAGCTAATGCGAGGTCTGATGCTCTCTCCGCTGCTAATCCCGGCGGTGGTCCTCGGCTTGGGGTTGATGCAGCTGCAAGTCTGGATCGGCCTAAGTCAAACTTTCCTTGGCCTGCTCATCGGACATGTGGTCGTGACGCTTCCCTATGTGGTCCGCACGCTATCGGCCGGCATGGTGTTGTTCGATCGCAATCTCGAGCAGGCCGCAATGAGCTTGCGAGCAACACCGGCGACGATCTTGAGAACAGTAACGATCCCGCTGCTGGTGCCGGCAATAATTTCCGCTGGTGTGTTCGCATTCGTCACATCCTTCGGAAATGTCAGCCTCTCGGTCTTTTTGGGCGCCGGAGGTAATGTCACCCTTCCAGTCCAGGTATTGGCCTACGTCGAGCAAACCGTAGATCCGCTCGTTGCCGCCGTGTCCTCAGTCGTTATCGTCTTCACATTAGTGGCCATTTTGATCGCCGACCGCATCTCGGGACCAAAGTCCATCATTTAA
- the qhpR gene encoding AraC-like transcriptional regulator QhpR: MNARVGIPHAMLQDPQGMLPLVAFTSMLETAACEFGNSTLGLELGKECRLSSIGPVSRLMQTARTVGDALEKFTRYFGSIQTDTHSTLSVSDGQARLAYVISDHAVRFRVQDAGFTLALEYSMLANFLGSDWQPSCVEFEHAAGDDLPFYRQQFDCPLRFEKRENALIFPARLLTRPLRDADENLHARLEAELAGTMALRTRQLDFIASIEAWVASSLCRSDVTDIEAVAADFGMSERSFQRKLAACDISYLDIRNRVRSRIARCMLAESSLPVTSVALHLGYSETSAFSRGFKLQTGESPGEFRRRERIAAR, encoded by the coding sequence GTGAATGCCCGTGTCGGCATTCCACATGCGATGTTGCAGGATCCGCAGGGCATGTTGCCGCTGGTTGCATTCACGTCGATGCTGGAGACGGCGGCTTGCGAATTCGGCAACAGTACGCTTGGCCTCGAACTCGGCAAGGAATGCAGGTTGTCGTCGATCGGCCCGGTCAGTCGTCTGATGCAGACGGCGAGAACCGTGGGTGACGCGCTTGAAAAGTTCACGCGCTATTTCGGCAGCATTCAGACTGACACGCACAGTACCCTTTCGGTCAGCGATGGTCAGGCGCGGCTGGCCTATGTGATCTCCGACCACGCGGTTCGTTTCCGGGTCCAGGATGCGGGTTTCACGCTTGCCCTGGAATATTCCATGCTGGCGAACTTCCTGGGGTCCGATTGGCAACCAAGCTGCGTTGAGTTCGAGCATGCCGCAGGCGACGACCTGCCATTTTACAGGCAGCAGTTCGATTGCCCGCTGCGTTTCGAGAAGCGCGAGAATGCGCTGATCTTCCCCGCCAGACTATTGACCCGGCCGCTGCGCGACGCCGATGAAAACCTGCATGCCAGGCTTGAGGCCGAACTTGCCGGCACAATGGCGCTTCGAACCAGGCAGCTCGATTTCATCGCAAGCATCGAGGCGTGGGTCGCATCATCGCTGTGTCGATCCGACGTCACGGACATCGAGGCCGTGGCCGCCGACTTTGGCATGAGCGAGCGTTCATTTCAGCGCAAGCTCGCCGCTTGCGATATCAGCTATCTGGACATCCGTAATCGCGTGCGTTCGCGGATCGCCAGGTGCATGCTGGCTGAGAGCAGCCTGCCGGTAACTTCAGTGGCGCTTCATCTTGGTTACAGCGAGACAAGTGCGTTTTCCCGGGGATTCAAGCTCCAGACGGGTGAGTCGCCGGGTGAATTCCGCAGGCGGGAAAGGATCGCTGCCAGATAG
- a CDS encoding Lrp/AsnC family transcriptional regulator yields the protein MAVEYDRLDARIMTLVQSNNRLTSDEIGERVGLSATAVQRRLKKLRDSRIIEADVSIVSPKAVGRPVSMLVLVSLERERADIIDRFKQALRANAEVMSGYYVTGEADFVIIVTATDMEGYEQFTRRFFYENPDIKGFKTLVIMDRVKVGFTIPIEAPEAAG from the coding sequence ATGGCCGTCGAATACGATCGCTTGGATGCGCGCATCATGACGCTTGTCCAGAGCAACAATCGTCTGACATCCGATGAGATAGGCGAGCGGGTCGGCCTTTCCGCCACCGCCGTCCAACGCCGACTTAAAAAGCTTCGCGACAGCAGAATCATCGAGGCGGACGTATCTATCGTTTCGCCAAAGGCCGTCGGTCGCCCCGTTTCCATGTTGGTGCTGGTTTCGCTCGAACGAGAACGGGCAGACATCATTGACCGCTTCAAGCAAGCACTGCGCGCCAATGCTGAGGTCATGAGCGGCTATTATGTCACGGGAGAAGCGGATTTCGTGATCATTGTCACGGCAACCGACATGGAAGGCTACGAGCAATTCACGCGCCGCTTCTTCTACGAGAACCCGGACATCAAGGGATTCAAAACGTTGGTGATCATGGATCGGGTGAAAGTCGGATTCACCATTCCCATTGAAGCGCCCGAGGCTGCCGGCTAG
- a CDS encoding APC family permease: protein MIFGEEARDPRRTIPKATYIAVSLIAVFYAFSTWVIAFHYGPSNIQAEANAHTTTIYISAIRTLLGPVLALIMNALLLTSIFACALSFHNTINRYFYAIGHEGLMWSGLARTNGYHGASHVAGAIQTALAMGVTAVFAITRHDPYAVVVAWMGTFSSLGISVIQVIVSIAAIVFFRKDPRGLGIFHRLIAPGLSALGLGACLVVMAVNLAVVSGSDSLVVDCFPAIQAAIGAAGLASPSGPDSVVPRSMRISVAPLNERLRTS, encoded by the coding sequence GTGATCTTCGGTGAAGAGGCCCGCGACCCGCGCCGAACCATTCCGAAGGCCACGTACATTGCTGTGAGTCTGATTGCCGTGTTCTACGCGTTCTCCACCTGGGTGATCGCCTTTCACTACGGCCCGTCAAACATCCAGGCTGAGGCCAACGCGCATACTACGACGATCTATATAAGTGCGATTCGAACGCTGCTCGGGCCGGTGCTCGCCCTGATCATGAATGCCCTGCTGCTGACCAGTATTTTCGCGTGTGCGCTGTCGTTCCACAACACCATCAACCGCTACTTCTACGCCATTGGCCACGAGGGGCTGATGTGGAGCGGCCTCGCCCGCACCAACGGCTATCATGGAGCATCGCACGTGGCCGGCGCAATTCAAACTGCACTGGCGATGGGCGTCACCGCCGTTTTCGCCATCACTAGGCACGACCCATACGCGGTCGTCGTGGCGTGGATGGGAACGTTTTCGAGCCTCGGGATCTCGGTCATCCAGGTGATCGTATCGATCGCCGCGATCGTTTTTTTCCGGAAAGATCCGCGCGGCCTTGGCATTTTTCACCGATTGATCGCGCCGGGGCTGAGCGCACTCGGCCTCGGCGCCTGCCTCGTGGTGATGGCGGTCAATCTCGCCGTCGTCAGCGGTTCAGACTCTCTGGTCGTGGACTGCTTTCCAGCGATACAGGCGGCGATCGGCGCGGCGGGTTTGGCTTCTCCGTCTGGACCAGATTCCGTCGTCCCGCGGTCTATGCGAATCTCGGTCGCGCCTTTGAATGAACGATTGAGAACGTCCTAA
- a CDS encoding ABC transporter ATP-binding protein has product MHTLVQDARASSQRRETIVSFRNLRKDYGANTVVPDFSLEIRRGELVCLLGPSGCGKTTTLRMLAGFISPTSGEILIEGQDVTRVPAYKRDVGIVFQNYALFPHMTVTKNVEYGLVNIGMKRSERVKRVGDMLRRVELQHLAERYPRELSGGQQQRVALARALALQPKVLLLDEPFSNLDAQLRVRLREDLHKLICSLEMTTLFVTHDQDEALTLADRIVVMNKGAVEQVGSPEEIYDAPATRFVAEFIGQCSLLEGQSLDGREFRTDDGLSLPACGQAGRITAVIRPENVKKADEMPGLPARRAVVEASDYHGALTRLHLRVGGSKLIMDTQFPVGQKPNPGEQIDIAIDPDGLRFVPPIQ; this is encoded by the coding sequence ATGCACACTCTTGTTCAAGATGCACGTGCGTCCAGCCAGCGGCGCGAAACGATCGTGTCCTTCCGCAACCTGAGGAAGGACTACGGCGCAAACACGGTTGTGCCGGACTTTTCGCTCGAGATTCGCCGCGGCGAGTTGGTGTGTCTTCTCGGTCCGTCAGGATGCGGCAAGACGACGACGCTACGCATGTTGGCCGGGTTTATTTCGCCGACGAGCGGAGAGATCCTGATCGAAGGCCAGGATGTGACGCGCGTTCCCGCATATAAGCGTGACGTCGGCATCGTTTTTCAGAACTACGCTCTCTTTCCACACATGACCGTCACCAAGAACGTCGAGTACGGGCTGGTCAATATCGGCATGAAGCGATCGGAAAGGGTGAAGCGCGTTGGCGATATGCTGCGCCGGGTGGAGCTGCAGCACCTTGCCGAACGCTACCCGCGAGAGCTTTCGGGAGGTCAGCAACAACGTGTCGCACTTGCCCGGGCGCTTGCCCTTCAGCCGAAAGTGCTTCTTCTCGATGAGCCTTTCTCGAATCTGGACGCGCAGCTTCGCGTACGTCTTCGAGAAGACCTGCACAAACTGATCTGCAGTCTGGAAATGACCACGCTTTTCGTGACTCACGATCAGGACGAGGCCCTCACACTGGCCGATCGTATCGTCGTCATGAACAAAGGCGCGGTGGAGCAGGTGGGCAGTCCAGAGGAGATCTACGATGCTCCAGCGACGCGATTCGTCGCCGAATTCATCGGACAGTGCTCTCTGTTGGAAGGGCAGAGTCTCGACGGAAGAGAGTTCAGAACGGACGATGGATTGAGCCTGCCAGCTTGTGGGCAGGCAGGAAGGATTACCGCCGTCATCAGGCCGGAGAACGTGAAGAAGGCGGACGAGATGCCGGGGCTACCCGCGCGCCGCGCGGTGGTCGAGGCGAGTGACTATCACGGTGCCCTTACCCGGCTCCACCTTCGCGTCGGCGGCTCCAAGCTGATCATGGATACCCAGTTTCCCGTTGGCCAAAAGCCCAACCCTGGGGAGCAGATCGATATCGCCATCGACCCGGATGGCCTTCGCTTCGTGCCCCCGATTCAATGA
- a CDS encoding M24 family metallopeptidase, translated as MTMPKASQAFPRSEYLRRLTAVKSEMERREVEVLVVTAPANITYLSGYTSKSGYVPQGLVVSLKDEEPTFLTRRMDGPAALHQMFIDRSRVIGYPEALIANPDRDGYDAIIDFILDKGIGHKGIGLEAKLLPASTVEKFRSRAAEAKIVDCTNAVTWIRGVKSDLEIAMMREAAAISDAGMLKAKDVIRPRVREADASAEIIATLVRGANGKPGTDLASFFLCATPRTSTCHIRWTEDVLQQGSQVNLEFSGVRHGYTSPLMRTMSIGKPSDVIRRLHEGEVAGLEAALAAAKTGRTCHDVAAAFNTTLKKHGFEKESRCGYAVGIDWTEPTASLKEGDMTVLKPNMTFHLMLGNWIDEDVGYVISETFRVTDAGGEPFTKLPRELFEISS; from the coding sequence ATGACAATGCCAAAAGCCTCGCAGGCGTTCCCCCGCTCTGAATATCTGCGACGATTGACTGCCGTCAAATCGGAGATGGAGCGACGCGAGGTCGAAGTCCTGGTGGTCACGGCGCCAGCCAACATCACATACCTTTCGGGATACACGTCGAAGTCCGGGTATGTGCCTCAAGGTCTGGTCGTCTCCTTGAAGGATGAGGAGCCGACCTTCCTTACGCGCCGTATGGACGGACCAGCGGCGCTCCATCAGATGTTCATCGATCGAAGCCGTGTGATCGGCTACCCGGAAGCGCTGATCGCCAATCCCGATCGTGACGGATACGACGCGATCATCGATTTCATCTTGGACAAGGGGATCGGCCACAAGGGGATCGGCCTTGAGGCGAAGCTTTTGCCGGCATCGACGGTAGAGAAGTTCAGGTCCCGGGCGGCCGAAGCAAAAATCGTCGATTGCACCAACGCCGTTACCTGGATTCGAGGCGTGAAATCGGATCTGGAAATCGCGATGATGCGCGAAGCCGCCGCCATTTCCGACGCCGGTATGCTCAAAGCCAAGGACGTCATCCGCCCGCGAGTGCGCGAAGCAGACGCATCCGCGGAGATCATAGCGACGCTGGTGCGTGGCGCGAACGGCAAGCCCGGAACGGATCTCGCGAGCTTCTTTCTATGCGCTACGCCGCGCACGTCTACGTGTCACATTCGCTGGACCGAGGACGTTCTCCAACAGGGTTCGCAGGTCAATCTCGAATTCAGCGGCGTGCGTCACGGCTATACGTCTCCACTGATGCGCACCATGTCGATTGGCAAGCCGTCAGACGTGATACGTCGGCTGCATGAAGGAGAGGTCGCCGGTCTTGAAGCTGCACTGGCGGCGGCCAAGACCGGAAGGACCTGTCACGATGTCGCAGCGGCTTTCAACACCACACTGAAAAAACATGGCTTCGAGAAGGAGTCGCGGTGTGGCTATGCCGTCGGGATCGATTGGACAGAACCGACGGCGAGCCTGAAGGAAGGTGACATGACCGTCCTGAAGCCAAACATGACGTTTCACCTCATGCTTGGAAACTGGATCGATGAAGATGTCGGCTATGTGATCAGCGAAACGTTTCGCGTGACCGACGCCGGTGGTGAACCATTTACGAAGCTGCCGCGTGAACTGTTCGAGATTTCGTCGTAA
- a CDS encoding ABC transporter permease, with product MKSSATEPEGGKKYWLPLLAPASLTLLVFLLIPAGIVLRISFYPGNTTIGAEGYSLAQYAKFFGDSLYLSVLGETVAYALIVCLGCLILGFPVGYSLARHPPAKRRLRMLMVIVPLTLSLVVVVFGWIVLLGRQGLINSLLVSLGIVSSPQHLLFNRTAVVIVLIQQFLPFMILSVMNVVMQIDPVLEQASTSLRANRARTFIKVIIPLSTPGILAGLSLIFVMAVSAFVTPRLVGGPRAQMVGGFIYDQILSTSNWPFGAAMAFILLAVGFGLMAALNATIIRPLTRGLHVR from the coding sequence ATGAAATCGTCCGCAACTGAGCCGGAAGGCGGAAAAAAATACTGGTTGCCACTCTTGGCGCCGGCATCGCTGACCCTTCTCGTGTTTCTGTTGATCCCAGCCGGCATCGTCCTGCGGATAAGCTTCTATCCTGGCAACACGACCATCGGAGCAGAAGGTTACTCGCTCGCTCAGTATGCGAAGTTCTTTGGCGACTCCCTGTACTTGTCGGTGCTTGGGGAGACCGTGGCGTATGCGTTGATCGTCTGCCTTGGCTGCCTGATCCTTGGCTTCCCCGTTGGCTATTCTCTCGCTCGCCACCCACCGGCCAAACGTCGCTTGCGCATGCTGATGGTGATCGTCCCTTTGACGCTGAGCCTGGTGGTGGTCGTGTTCGGATGGATCGTGTTGCTAGGGCGACAGGGACTGATCAACAGTTTGCTCGTGTCGCTGGGCATCGTGTCGAGTCCGCAGCACCTTCTCTTCAATCGTACCGCAGTCGTGATCGTTCTGATTCAGCAGTTCTTGCCGTTCATGATCCTCTCGGTGATGAATGTCGTCATGCAGATAGATCCCGTTCTCGAGCAAGCTTCCACCAGCCTGCGCGCAAATCGAGCGAGGACGTTCATCAAAGTGATCATTCCTCTCTCGACGCCAGGCATCCTGGCAGGATTGTCACTCATTTTCGTCATGGCCGTCTCTGCATTTGTGACTCCGCGATTGGTTGGCGGTCCACGTGCTCAAATGGTTGGTGGATTCATCTATGATCAAATCCTGAGCACATCCAATTGGCCGTTTGGTGCCGCAATGGCTTTCATTCTGCTCGCCGTAGGGTTCGGACTGATGGCGGCGCTGAACGCGACAATCATTCGTCCGCTCACGAGAGGCCTCCATGTTCGGTGA
- a CDS encoding M20 family metallopeptidase translates to MKTIANNLLSGVEQDAIIEMRHAMHREPELSNNEWKTRQRILETLERFGLSGAKTFHNTGLYVDIEGSAHGPRRSVAVRGDIDALPIQETRDDLSYRSQVPGLMHACGHDMHASIAMGTALAFHRMRENFSGKLRVFFQPAEEAEPLGGRSVAEEGLLSGFDAAIGFHVKTDLPAGVYGARAGAVTKSADQFALKLIGTMAHGARPHAGVDAIAMAGAFINEVQKVVSREMPFDDGAIITIGTIAGGEATNIICPSVAMTGTIRTSSAERRTLLVQRVREIAEGVAAMHRGKAEFSHRLGEPPVVNDTDMVERFRRLVVETVGEDKFSDKKSPIAGGGSDDFGFYSACVPSIYFWFGSEERGNQSGVHTPTFGASDNLLVPTTELTVRYCLEMLNS, encoded by the coding sequence ATGAAAACAATCGCGAACAACCTGCTTTCCGGTGTCGAGCAAGACGCAATCATCGAGATGCGTCACGCCATGCATCGCGAGCCGGAGCTTTCCAACAATGAATGGAAAACCCGGCAACGAATCCTCGAAACTCTGGAGAGATTCGGACTCTCGGGCGCGAAGACGTTTCACAACACCGGCCTCTACGTCGACATCGAAGGGTCTGCGCACGGACCGCGGCGTTCCGTCGCCGTGCGCGGCGACATCGATGCATTGCCGATCCAGGAAACGCGAGACGACCTGTCCTACCGCTCGCAAGTTCCCGGTTTGATGCACGCCTGCGGCCACGATATGCATGCATCGATCGCCATGGGTACCGCGCTCGCATTCCACCGGATGCGCGAGAATTTTTCCGGCAAGCTTCGCGTGTTTTTCCAACCTGCCGAGGAAGCTGAGCCGCTCGGTGGCCGTTCGGTGGCCGAAGAGGGCTTGCTCAGCGGGTTCGATGCTGCCATCGGCTTTCACGTCAAGACCGATCTGCCCGCCGGCGTGTACGGTGCACGCGCAGGCGCAGTGACCAAGTCAGCCGATCAATTCGCGCTCAAGCTCATCGGAACGATGGCACATGGCGCCAGGCCGCATGCCGGGGTGGATGCAATCGCGATGGCAGGCGCGTTCATCAACGAGGTCCAGAAAGTCGTATCGCGCGAAATGCCTTTCGACGATGGTGCGATCATCACGATCGGCACGATCGCCGGGGGCGAGGCCACGAACATCATTTGTCCTTCCGTCGCCATGACGGGCACGATCAGGACGAGCAGTGCGGAGCGGAGAACGCTCTTGGTTCAGCGCGTTCGTGAAATAGCGGAAGGCGTCGCCGCCATGCACCGGGGGAAAGCGGAATTTTCCCACAGATTGGGCGAGCCGCCTGTCGTAAATGATACTGACATGGTCGAACGCTTTCGACGACTTGTCGTCGAGACGGTTGGCGAAGACAAGTTTTCCGACAAGAAGTCGCCGATCGCCGGCGGCGGCAGTGATGACTTCGGCTTCTATTCCGCCTGCGTACCTTCGATCTATTTCTGGTTTGGTAGCGAAGAACGGGGCAATCAGTCCGGCGTGCATACGCCGACTTTCGGAGCGTCGGACAACCTGCTTGTTCCGACAACCGAACTGACGGTTCGGTACTGTCTGGAAATGCTGAATTCGTAG
- a CDS encoding extracellular solute-binding protein, which produces MRRRDFLAAGAASALAAIVAPAVHAQQKKFSGVTLRINGYGGTYDKALIEGVAKPLEESTGLKIEYIPSSPSADIAKLLSNKSSPHIDLLMADSPLIPQAIAGGILETFGTSDASNLSRVLPGFREFGDYGAPFSVASIVPVYNANTVKPPLTGFSDIARPDLKGKVSTMPANNYTGWMVLLALAEGNGGSLANMDPAFKLIAAAKDNIVATPPSSVAQLQAFTQGEAQAGTLWDGRAYEARKSGTPLQTVVAREGIYAVTSYTNIVRGCRNKEAALAYINQLLSDQGMLAVPKALRYGPTTDVALGDLAADILINSRERAALKRPIDWKAFMAQGAALGERMTKELRS; this is translated from the coding sequence ATGAGAAGACGGGACTTTCTCGCGGCAGGTGCCGCATCGGCTCTGGCGGCCATCGTAGCGCCGGCAGTGCATGCTCAGCAGAAGAAGTTTTCCGGCGTGACGCTTCGGATCAATGGCTACGGAGGCACTTACGACAAGGCTCTCATCGAGGGCGTGGCGAAGCCCCTCGAAGAAAGCACAGGCCTCAAGATCGAATATATCCCTTCGAGCCCATCCGCCGACATCGCAAAGCTTCTTTCCAATAAAAGCAGCCCTCACATCGACCTCTTGATGGCTGACAGCCCGCTCATACCTCAGGCCATTGCGGGAGGCATATTGGAGACATTCGGCACGTCGGATGCCTCCAATCTTTCGCGCGTGCTTCCGGGTTTTCGTGAATTCGGCGATTACGGTGCGCCGTTCAGCGTGGCGTCGATCGTGCCGGTCTACAACGCGAACACGGTCAAGCCGCCTCTGACCGGCTTTTCGGACATCGCGCGGCCAGACTTGAAGGGGAAGGTTTCGACCATGCCCGCCAATAACTATACAGGCTGGATGGTCCTGCTTGCGCTTGCCGAGGGCAATGGCGGCTCTTTGGCAAACATGGATCCCGCTTTCAAACTGATCGCCGCGGCCAAGGACAACATCGTTGCGACACCTCCCAGCTCGGTCGCGCAACTGCAAGCCTTTACACAAGGTGAGGCGCAGGCCGGGACGTTGTGGGACGGCCGAGCCTATGAGGCGCGGAAATCGGGAACGCCGTTGCAAACGGTTGTCGCACGAGAGGGCATCTACGCCGTCACGTCGTACACGAACATCGTGCGCGGCTGCCGCAACAAGGAGGCCGCGCTGGCCTACATCAATCAGCTTCTTTCCGATCAAGGCATGCTTGCCGTACCGAAAGCGCTCCGCTACGGACCGACGACCGATGTAGCGCTCGGCGATCTGGCAGCGGACATCCTCATCAATTCTCGGGAGCGGGCGGCATTGAAGAGGCCGATCGACTGGAAGGCCTTCATGGCGCAAGGCGCAGCGCTCGGAGAGAGGATGACGAAGGAGCTGAGAAGCTGA
- a CDS encoding MFS transporter: MNKVMRTNTHAISSAQFSPLKNRTFRAIWLAGLVSGLGWLIQTIAMSWLMATISSSNLMVALVQAATTLPPFLLSVVAGAIVDNFDRRKVMLIARCLMTAAGATLTTVVAVGFLDPWVILGFSFLAGCGIAFNDPAWQASVGDIVDRRDLPAAITLTSVGFNTIRSIGPALGGIILASFGPLTAFAVYTLCLAVPLIVVWRCRWQVRTSSLPREPLTTAICDGVRFGAMSAEIMSAIVRGILFGLAGIAVLALLPLVVRDHLQGGPVAYGALMAGFGGGALLAGFFSGFLRRILPEEGLLKLACFACAACSVSLALTSSFSVAAVALTSGGAGWVIGWSGTNISVQWSSPRWIVGRTISIYYALTNGGIAIGSWLWGATAENYSLTAALEGSAGALLLVAAIGILLPIHERVEADIAPSEAVHIPAVALDLEPRSGPIMIKVDYVIPPEKLEAFLGLMSQRRRVQSRIGARQWTLLRNLQDPSRWTETFRTATWADYLRLKHRLTTADKQLDERVFQLHAGVLPPSIDLSIERPTTPIRKTVPLRPDIPQL, encoded by the coding sequence ATGAACAAGGTGATGCGTACAAATACGCACGCGATCTCATCGGCACAGTTTTCACCCCTCAAAAATAGAACGTTCCGTGCCATCTGGCTCGCCGGACTGGTATCCGGGCTCGGTTGGCTGATCCAGACGATCGCCATGAGTTGGCTTATGGCGACAATCTCATCATCGAACCTGATGGTCGCACTCGTCCAGGCCGCAACGACTTTGCCTCCGTTCCTCCTTTCGGTCGTTGCCGGCGCGATCGTCGACAACTTCGACCGCCGTAAAGTCATGTTGATTGCGCGATGCTTGATGACTGCAGCAGGTGCCACACTGACTACCGTGGTCGCCGTGGGCTTTCTCGATCCTTGGGTCATTCTTGGCTTCAGCTTTTTGGCTGGCTGTGGGATCGCGTTCAACGACCCTGCCTGGCAGGCCTCGGTCGGCGATATCGTAGACAGGCGCGATCTTCCTGCAGCCATCACGCTGACTTCTGTCGGCTTCAATACGATCCGTAGTATCGGACCAGCGCTTGGAGGCATCATCCTTGCTTCATTTGGGCCCCTTACAGCCTTCGCTGTCTATACACTTTGCCTGGCTGTGCCATTGATCGTGGTATGGCGCTGCAGGTGGCAGGTTCGTACATCGTCTCTACCACGCGAGCCGCTGACCACTGCGATTTGCGACGGCGTCCGTTTCGGTGCGATGTCAGCGGAAATAATGTCAGCAATTGTACGCGGCATCCTTTTTGGCTTGGCGGGAATCGCGGTACTCGCGCTCCTCCCTTTGGTCGTTCGTGACCATTTGCAGGGTGGGCCAGTCGCCTACGGAGCCCTGATGGCCGGCTTCGGCGGCGGTGCTCTTTTGGCCGGCTTCTTTTCCGGCTTCTTGAGGCGAATTTTGCCTGAGGAAGGTCTACTGAAATTGGCATGCTTCGCCTGTGCGGCATGTTCGGTATCGTTGGCGCTAACCTCTTCTTTTTCAGTGGCGGCGGTCGCTCTCACCTCGGGCGGGGCAGGATGGGTTATTGGCTGGTCCGGGACCAACATAAGTGTTCAATGGTCAAGCCCGCGCTGGATCGTCGGCCGCACAATCTCGATCTACTATGCACTGACGAATGGTGGCATAGCGATAGGCAGCTGGCTCTGGGGAGCGACAGCTGAAAACTATTCTTTGACAGCGGCGTTGGAAGGCTCGGCCGGAGCTTTGTTGCTTGTTGCCGCTATTGGCATCCTCTTGCCTATCCACGAGCGCGTTGAAGCTGATATTGCTCCTTCAGAAGCGGTTCATATCCCTGCGGTCGCTCTTGATCTGGAGCCGCGCAGCGGTCCGATCATGATCAAGGTCGACTATGTAATACCGCCGGAAAAACTGGAGGCTTTTTTGGGCCTGATGAGCCAGCGCCGCCGCGTGCAGAGTCGCATCGGCGCGCGCCAATGGACCCTGTTGCGCAACCTTCAAGACCCTTCTCGGTGGACCGAAACATTTCGTACGGCGACCTGGGCCGATTATCTGCGGCTGAAGCATCGCCTGACAACCGCGGACAAACAACTCGATGAGCGCGTTTTTCAGCTGCACGCAGGCGTACTTCCTCCATCGATAGATCTCTCGATCGAGCGACCGACAACACCAATTCGGAAGACCGTTCCATTGCGGCCCGATATCCCCCAGCTATGA